The genomic interval AAAAAGCCCATGATCGGATTTGTGTAAAATGGAGGTTTTCACACCACCATAATTACAGAAAAATCCAACATGAGCTACTCTCATAATAACGTCATTTCTATGATGCTAAGCGATGATATTGAATTTAATAAAAGGAACGAGGAAAAAAGAGCCGTTTCCAAAAAAATGGTGTGTAAATTGGGTGAAAGTTGGTTCAGTTTTGCTTTGAATTCATTGTTTACAGCTTCACAAAGATACAGGAAGGCGGTATAAAATCAGAAAGCCAAACGCCATTATTAGCTAAATAAAAGCTGACGCCAAGAGATAATGCAAGCTCGGTGTTAACATGAAGAATGACGAGTTCTCCTCGCCTTTTTCCTGCAAGTGTTGCAAAATCAAGCGATTCCGAAAGATGAACATATTGTCTTCCCATTGGCTTTAAACCTTCAGCTAAAATAATATTCGAAACCTTAGTGTTCGTACCATGAAACAAGAGGGCAGGGGGCTTCGCCTCTTTATAAGTTATTCTTTCAACGCTGTGCCCATAGTTTGCACGAATAAAGGCACCGACAATTTCATATCGCTGCTTCTTACAATGGCGAACGACCTGCTCAATATCACTATTTTGAATGCTGCTCCATCTTGCTTCATTCCGAATGGAGGAAACGAAATCATCCAGTTTACAAAATCCCTCTTGGTCTAAAGTAATGCCAAAAGCATCAGGTGAATGTCTTAAAATTTTACTCATGAACTTACTTAGAGATTCTTCTTGTTTTTCCGTTAACATTTTGTTGTCCCTCCTTTTTTCGGAAATTCATGTTATTGGGACTTGCCCGTCTCACAAATGGAAAGTGCTTGCCGAATCGTCTCCGCAACAATATCCTCCGCAGTTTGGCCAGAAGTAAGCATCCTCGTTCCTTGACCAGCCCATAGGGACATATATTCTGAATTGTTTTGGCTGCTTGCAGCGTTTCTTATATCACGAGTCACGGTGTTTTGCGTAGGAAACGGAAGGGGCTCGATCCCGTTCTCTTCCCATTGCTTAACAAATGAATTACGTATGCCTCTAGCTGGTCGACCCGAGAAAGCTTTCGTAATAACCGTGCTCTCCTCTGTACTTTTCAGCAGAGCCTGCTTATAAACCTCATGCGCACCAGATTCAATCGCTGTAAGAAATCGCGTCCCCATCTGGACTCCCTGTGCTCCTAAAATAAGTGACGCTACTAAACCTCGTCCATCCATAATGCCACCCGCAGCAATGACTGGAATGCTCACACGATCTACAATTTGCGGTATCAAAGCAAATGTTCCAATATTTGCACCCAGCTGATGTTCGGTTATATCAAACGTTCCTCGATGTCCGCCCGCTTCGCTGCCTTGGGCAACTATCGCATCGCAGCCTGCTTGCTCCGCCAGAAGCGCTTCGTTCACCGTAGTTACCATCGCTACAACAAGAAGATTAGCCTCTTTAGCTTGCCGCAAGAAAGGCTCCGGAAGAATACCGAATGCTGTGCTGATTACAGGAACCTTCTCTTCGAGCAAAACAGCCATTTGTTGGTCAAAACGATCGGGAGTCGTCACATGTTCCGCACTCGCATGAGAAATTCCAAGCACATTCCGCATAAGGTTTAACTCTCGCTGAACTTCTCCAATTCGAGTATTGTGATCCGAAGTTTGCGTCGCAAACAGATTAACTGCAAAAGGCTTATCTGTCAGCTTGCGGATTTCATTAATCGCTTCTCGAATGGCAGCCGGCTCCATATATGCAGCACCAAGCTTTCCTAGACCACCTGCATTCGATACTGCTGCTACCAACTTTGCAGTTGATGGCCCGCCAGCCATTCCAGCTAAAAAAAGCGGATAACGAATATTAAACCGTTGGCAAAGCTCAGTATGTAGATTTATATTCATGTTTTCTTCTCCAATTTGTTATGATTTTTGAATCATTAGCATCAACCCATTTATTATTCTTATTCTCTTAAATTGTACACTTTTTATGATCTTTGATCGATTTTATCATATAAAAAAAACGCAGCCTAATCAGGCTGCGTTAAATCCTATCCTCGTTATTTATTCTAAGCCATGCTCATTCCGAATGTCATACAATCCTTGAATTAGCAGCTCCCCTGGATCCCGATTCAACTGCAAATGTGTTAGCAATAGATGCAAAGAAACAGCACATACGTTATTTCCATCTATGATTTCTGGAAAACCCACTTCAAAAATCGGACCGTGGTCTTCCTTCCAAGCCAGCCCCGCATGTACCTGTTCCGGAGCAAACTCTTCTGTTACAGCTTTTATACATTGCGGTACGAGTACTTTGTCTATGATCTCTTTAGCCTCATCTTCATTCGTAGCCGGTTTAGGAAGAGGCTTGCCACCTTCTGTCTCCATAAGATCGACGAAAAAAGAAGCCAACCATACGGCTGGATCATTATCCGATTGGAATCTAGCGATTAACTCGCGCAGAAAAAATCCGCACGAATACACACTGCCCGATTCATCCTTCACGTTAAATACAAAAACCGGGCCGTAATCTACGAAATTTGATACCTGTGCTTCAACCTCGTTAAAGTGCATTTTTAACGCTACAAGTCCATTATGGTGAACAGCCTTTATAAGCTCAGCCCATTTCTCCTCGGACATCGCAGCTTCCTTATTATTTACTTCCTCGTTGGTTGTCTCATTATTCGTTGTCATCGTCTCACCTGTCTCCTATCCTACTATCATCTCTTAAAGCAGGCTATATTTAGCTATCTCGTAGGGTAACTCTTCTTCAATACGATTATGGAATACCACAAATGCTACATCTAATATTATAGGCATGTGTCAATCAGACTAGCAAACACTATACGATAGCAAATAGAGGATATTCAACGGATTATTACAGAGGGAATGATGCAATTTTTAATCAGAGGCCATATATCACGAGGTTTGCTGACGATTTTGGAAGCTATGGTTACTATCAAATCTTTGGCCGGAATGCAAACAATAGCATTGCCTCCATCACCCATTGCCATATATGCAAAATACCCATCCTCTTCCTGCAGCCACCACAAATAACCGTATTTGTTCGCATTCATTGCGATCGACTCATCATGCCATGTTTTGGAGACGATCTGTTTATCCTCCCAAATACCGTCATTTAAATATAGAAATCCAAAACGCGCCATGTCTCTGAGCGTTAAACAAAGCCCCCAACCCCCTGTCGAATTTCCGTTAGGGTCATGAATCCATCCTTTTAGGTTTTTCCCAAATACATCTTCGAGACCAAATGATTTCATTTGGCGATCAGCAATGATTTTCATCCCAATTGGCCCAAACAACTGCTCATTTGCAAACTCACGAGCGCTTTTACCTGTCGTGCGTGTCAATATAACCGACAGCAGATGTGCACCCGCAGTACAATACTGAAACTCGCCCATTCGCCCTTTTTGTCCTAATAGGTCAAGCGTATATTGGGTCCAATTCTTTTGCCTCCGCAGTCTGTCCAGCGGCTCCCTCACTCCCCCTCCTGGTTTCCATGTAAAAGGAAATGGCGCCGTCATCGTGAGAAGCTGCCGGATCGTTACCGCCCGCTTCTGAATGTCGCTAGCATCGGAAACATATTCGGGAAAGAAATCCAGTATCTTTTCGTCTACACTTTTGATAAATCCTTTGTCAATAGCTATGCCGATGAGGGCAGATGTCACGCTTTTCGTTACCGAAGCTACATGATGGGTATCACTAGCGATAAAGCTGTTTTCATACTTTTCAAAGGCGATATAACCCTTATGCACAACAACAATACCATTTAGATTGCTATATTGGGTTTTAATTAAATGGTTAAGTTCGGAGAACTTCTCTGTGTCCAAGCCGAGAGCTGCTGGCTCCCTCGTCCGCCACTCTGTTGTTGGCCAGTAATCTCTTTGCATTATAGATACCTCCCGGTTAAGGACTTTGGATTTCCTTTCAGCACATCGGGTGAACCTTCTGCAATAATATAACCTCCTTCTGGGCCGCCACCTGGTCCAAGTTCTATCATCCAGTCGCAGGAAGCGAGAACAGCCGGGTTATGCTCAACAACGATTACAGAATTCCCATTTGCTACAAGCTCGTCTAACAATTCGATGAGCTTTGCGGTATCATACAGACTAAGACCAGTAGTAGGCTCATCCAGTATATACAGGGTATTCCCTTTCCGCCTTCGGCCAATCTCTTTAGCGAGTTTAATTCTTTGCGCTTCACCGCCACTTAAAGTGGGAGTGGGCTGGCCCAGTTTTAAGTATCCGAGCCCCATTCGATCCATTACTTTCAAAGCTGTCACAATCACCTTGTTGTCTTCAAAGAAAACAACCGATTCCGAGACGCTCAGTTCAAGAATGTCATAAATATTTTTACCTTTGTATTCGACCGATAACGTGTCATGGTTAAACCTTTTCCCATAGCATGCTGTGCATGGTTTTTCTATTTTCAAATTGCCGCCCAGCCAGATTGCCGTATGTCCACTGCCGTAGCATTCCGAACAAGCCCCTTTCGAGTTGAATGAGAAGTGGCCTGAAAATAATTTCCGCTTCACGGCTGCCGGCTGTTTGGCAAACAGGCTGCGAATTTTATCCCAAATGCCTATATAAGATGCAGGATTGGAGCTCGAGCTCCTGCCTATAGGTGCCTGTGATATTTCGGCATAGCCACAAATATGCTCCAAGCCCTCCAGCCTATCCGCAACCATTTGAGTCATCATGGCTTCTACCTCATTGCCCATTTCGGTTTCTTCGTTGCCATCCTGCTTATTACGAAAATAGTTTTTCAGGAGAGGAAGCAGTGTATTTGAAATCAGCGAGCTTTTACCGCTTCCCGACATACCTGCAATCCCGACCATTACACCTAAAGGAATAGCTGCTGTCACATTCTTGAGGTTGTTCGTTTTGGCATGTCGAATGGTCAGACTAGGTACTGTTTCAATACACGGATGTTTAGTTCTGGACGGCATGGGCATTTTGCCTGAAAGATATTGGCCAGTGATAGACTCCTTGCACTCGAGCAATCCTTCTAAATCACCCTCATAAATAACCTTTCCACCTTCAATACCCGCCATGGGTCCTATGTCAATAATGTGCTCAGCTATTTTGATTGCATTACTATGGTGCTCTACAACAATCACCGTGTTGCCCAGGTCTTTGAGTTCTTGTATAAATTTTAAAACATCCAATTTTTCAGACTCATGCAGTCCTGCAGTAGGTTCGTCGAGAACATAGATCATTGAATCCATTTTTGCATCCAAATGTGAATGCAGAAATAATCGCTGTATTTCACCACCACTCAAAGTTGGCATTTCTCTGTAAAGGGACAGATGGCCGAGGCGTGCTTTAATCAAATTATTCGTTTTAAGCAATATTTCTTGCAGCAAGTTTTTCCCCATCATCGTGAACGTGTTTTGCTGGGACAAATCTTCAAGTAATTCATTCACTTCTGAGATTGTCATCCGCCCAAGTTGACCGATATGCTTGCCATTTAACAGCACCGCTCTTGCTTCTTCACCCACTCTAAATCCATGGCACTCGGAACATACAATATTAGCATACACACCATTTAACGGTTCTCCTCTATGAAGGCGAGTATGAAATATGTTCGTTAAACAGGCGCTTCGTTTTTCAGAATTGCCGTTTGCATAATGCCCATAGATGATTTCTCCCCTTACTTCTTCTGGCAGCTGTAAGAAAGGAATAGCTAAATATGAATGGAACTTCCTTTGAAATAATCGCAAATAACCAGGAGTTAAGCCGACTCCATCAAGAGCCTGCTCCAAAGTCATACGGCTATCTGAAACAAGTTTTTCCATGTCAA from Paenibacillus sp. FSL K6-3182 carries:
- a CDS encoding nitronate monooxygenase family protein, with translation MNINLHTELCQRFNIRYPLFLAGMAGGPSTAKLVAAVSNAGGLGKLGAAYMEPAAIREAINEIRKLTDKPFAVNLFATQTSDHNTRIGEVQRELNLMRNVLGISHASAEHVTTPDRFDQQMAVLLEEKVPVISTAFGILPEPFLRQAKEANLLVVAMVTTVNEALLAEQAGCDAIVAQGSEAGGHRGTFDITEHQLGANIGTFALIPQIVDRVSIPVIAAGGIMDGRGLVASLILGAQGVQMGTRFLTAIESGAHEVYKQALLKSTEESTVITKAFSGRPARGIRNSFVKQWEENGIEPLPFPTQNTVTRDIRNAASSQNNSEYMSLWAGQGTRMLTSGQTAEDIVAETIRQALSICETGKSQ
- a CDS encoding RNA 2'-phosphotransferase, with amino-acid sequence MLTEKQEESLSKFMSKILRHSPDAFGITLDQEGFCKLDDFVSSIRNEARWSSIQNSDIEQVVRHCKKQRYEIVGAFIRANYGHSVERITYKEAKPPALLFHGTNTKVSNIILAEGLKPMGRQYVHLSESLDFATLAGKRRGELVILHVNTELALSLGVSFYLANNGVWLSDFIPPSCIFVKL
- a CDS encoding serine hydrolase; protein product: MQRDYWPTTEWRTREPAALGLDTEKFSELNHLIKTQYSNLNGIVVVHKGYIAFEKYENSFIASDTHHVASVTKSVTSALIGIAIDKGFIKSVDEKILDFFPEYVSDASDIQKRAVTIRQLLTMTAPFPFTWKPGGGVREPLDRLRRQKNWTQYTLDLLGQKGRMGEFQYCTAGAHLLSVILTRTTGKSAREFANEQLFGPIGMKIIADRQMKSFGLEDVFGKNLKGWIHDPNGNSTGGWGLCLTLRDMARFGFLYLNDGIWEDKQIVSKTWHDESIAMNANKYGYLWWLQEEDGYFAYMAMGDGGNAIVCIPAKDLIVTIASKIVSKPRDIWPLIKNCIIPSVIIR
- a CDS encoding excinuclease ABC subunit UvrA: MFDIIFEEGRKQYLQSLGIVAGLDNEDKFDSIQGLSPAIAVQQNTICQSNTRSTVGSKTNIMNRLALLYAGEGSILCSNCGTAVNDNLFCLECGNSEERLSPSYFSNLSPNGMCIKCSGRGSYFEVDMEKLVSDSRMTLEQALDGVGLTPGYLRLFQRKFHSYLAIPFLQLPEEVRGEIIYGHYANGNSEKRSACLTNIFHTRLHRGEPLNGVYANIVCSECHGFRVGEEARAVLLNGKHIGQLGRMTISEVNELLEDLSQQNTFTMMGKNLLQEILLKTNNLIKARLGHLSLYREMPTLSGGEIQRLFLHSHLDAKMDSMIYVLDEPTAGLHESEKLDVLKFIQELKDLGNTVIVVEHHSNAIKIAEHIIDIGPMAGIEGGKVIYEGDLEGLLECKESITGQYLSGKMPMPSRTKHPCIETVPSLTIRHAKTNNLKNVTAAIPLGVMVGIAGMSGSGKSSLISNTLLPLLKNYFRNKQDGNEETEMGNEVEAMMTQMVADRLEGLEHICGYAEISQAPIGRSSSSNPASYIGIWDKIRSLFAKQPAAVKRKLFSGHFSFNSKGACSECYGSGHTAIWLGGNLKIEKPCTACYGKRFNHDTLSVEYKGKNIYDILELSVSESVVFFEDNKVIVTALKVMDRMGLGYLKLGQPTPTLSGGEAQRIKLAKEIGRRRKGNTLYILDEPTTGLSLYDTAKLIELLDELVANGNSVIVVEHNPAVLASCDWMIELGPGGGPEGGYIIAEGSPDVLKGNPKSLTGRYL